DNA sequence from the Megalops cyprinoides isolate fMegCyp1 chromosome 24, fMegCyp1.pri, whole genome shotgun sequence genome:
CATCGGCTTGTTTATTGGTCTTGCTGTACTGTATTGTCCCACGTGCAGATGCCACATGCTCTGTAGATTCGCGGCTGTTCTgactgctctctccccccccgaCTCTGTCCCGACAGGGGACCCCTTCGCCGATGACTTCTTCGGCGGCGGGCGGAGGCACCAGCGGGGCGTGAGCAGGAACAGGGCGGGCGGGTCCTTCTTCCCAGGGTTCGGAGCCTTCCCCCCTTTCGGGGCGGGGTTCTCAGGGTTCGACGCAGGTCAGTCTAAGCGGGGAAAGCCGCTCGTGTCGTTTCAGAGCTGTGCCCTGTGCTTGCTCTCGTGAGGACGTTTCCTCCAGCACTGTCTCCCATTGTGACAGAAAATTCTTAATTAGTTGCTAACGTTTATAAGCACATAATTCTCGCCTGTCATATAGGAGCACTTCAGGATGTTTGCGTTGTACTGTGAAACTAGCTGTAAAAATGTTCCATTACCAAAGCAGTATTCAGTATGGAACCAGTTGTTGTTGTGCCATATGACAGATTAACCCACGGTAATCTGGCATATAGTGCAGTCCTAGTCAGATTGCAGAAGTTATCTTGTGGTAGGTCTTgtatagtgttatgctcacactcacactgtctgggagtgttgttagcctggtctgacaccgatgctcattcaacctgaatggatacacttctgttctgttgtgctggaggtcactctgggtaagagcgtatgctaaatgagtgtaatgtaatgttcatcCTGCTGCATTCTGTGAATCACGGGGCCTTATTGTATGCGTTTCATGTGCccttgctgtgttttgctggCCCCGGAAGTGAGCGCCTGCCTCAGGATTCAgtatagctgtgtgtttggactGCAGAGGTGGCTGAGCGCTCAGGTACGAGGCTGCAAGTTCTGGCCCCTGCTCTGACGGGGGGGCCAGGGTGAGGTGTGGCCCCCCGTGTTTAAGATGAGcgttgtccccccccccccttcttgcAGGCTTCACCTCGTTCGGCCACATGGGGCAGCTGGGTCAGCTGGGTCAGATgggcgggggcggcggcggcttcgcctccttctcctccacgTCGTTCGGGGGcggcggtgggggtgggggcatgggCAGCTTCCGGTCGGTGTCCACCTCCACCAAATTCATCAACGGCAGGAAGATCACCACTAAAAGGtacctccccttccctcccactATGCATCACTTCCTGCTTAGAACAGGAAGTGCAAGATTGACCCAGCGCAGGAAGGTAGCCTGCTCTGTTAACTATCCTACAATCTGGGGCAGCAGTTTGGtttagcggtaaggagcagggttcataaccgaaggattgcaggttcaattccctgctggggcacggCCGCTGTActcctgggcaaggtacttaacccactgtTGCCTctgtagatatccagctgtataagtggatactgtaaaaactgtaacttgtgtaaatcactctggataacagcatctggtaaatgacagtagtgtaatgtTGGGTAATGTGGGCCGGTAGCCGCTGCTGGAGAGCATTGATTTGAATCTCTTCCTGTGTTAAACATCCTGATTTTGCACCAGATTTGGGATTTCACTGAGGGAATACAAGCTGAAATTGTCTTTTTCCTCCCCTTATTTTCCCTCCTCCACAGAATTGTAGAGAACGGACAGGAACGAGTAGAGGTGGAGGAAGACGGACAGTTAAAATCTTTAACTATaaatggtaaggagcagctaCTGCGGCTCGAGCACAAGTAGCCCAACGGCGGGAACACGAGCCGAAACCTAACGTCAGCCCGAAACGCTGTTGAACCGTTGTTGAAGATGTTTGTCCATTTTCGTTTCCCTGTTAAACATTCGTAGGTCAGTCTCAGCGTTTCAGTGTATTTATGAATGGAAGCCAGCACTTCCACAGGcgtatttaattttgtttacttttatttttatttgggaCCATTATGTTACTAGGACCACAggattcctgtctgtgtttgtaaagagcattctgtttgtttgtatgcACTTTGCTGTATTGCATTTTCTCCACGGATGCACATGGCCTTTTTGcaaaaggaacagaaagaaCTGTACATTTCAATAAAGCATGAATTTGCTTTGTCATTTGGATATTAAATTGTCAAATTGAAATACTTAACCCTTGCTTAATATTTAGACTGGTTCACCACTTTCTAACGTCTAGcagttttccttttgtaaatGCTGGTAGCTTGTTAATAGATTAATGGTATTAATAtggagtttaatttttttgtttcatttcgatgagtgtttttcatttttgcatgaatGCTGGTAATAGCTGTTCCTATTCTTAATGTGGCATAACCAGACCGAGATGGGAGAACGGAAGATAAAGGAGATATAAATATACCAGTGGGATTTTGTGTACTTTGTAAAACGATTGGGGAATCAATAAATTGTTCCATCCTGTTTTTTTGGGATGCGGGCGTCCTGTAGTCTGTTTCAGATCGAAACGCTGCCTCTGACGCATGTCTAACGCACACCCTTCCGAGGACAGGGAGACCACCTGCAGCGTCACCGGCAGCCCATCTTTGCTCTCACGCCGTCGCCATGACAGCGAGGGCAAAGGTCACCCCACGTGTGTGCTTGCTTACCGCTGGTCCTCAC
Encoded proteins:
- the dnajb6a gene encoding dnaJ homolog subfamily B member 6a isoform X2 — translated: MVEYYQILGVQRNASQEDIKKAYRKLALKWHPDKNPDNKEEAERKFKELSEAYEVLSDANKRNVYDRYGKEGLTGSGGGGGHFNDHFGGGFTFRNPEDVFREFFGGRDPFADFFGDPFADDFFGGGRRHQRGVSRNRAGGSFFPGFGAFPPFGAGFSGFDAGFTSFGHMGQLGQLGQMGGGGGGFASFSSTSFGGGGGGGGMGSFRSVSTSTKFINGRKITTKRIVENGQERVEVEEDGQLKSLTINGKEQLLRLEHK